ATAACTAACCAAACATCAAATAAACTAAATATTGAAAGGTTATACTTTATCTTCATAAAAATCAACCAATAGAAATGAAGGAAGGGAAGGGGGAAAGATGAGCGGAGAAATAAGTTATAATAAGTTATTTCCGGGAATATGTGCCAGTAGGAGGAAGAAATGTCAAACTCAGAAAGAAGACGCCTACTTAATGAAAAAGGAGGCTGATGATGCTGCGTCCCTCCTTCGTCCTGTTTGTCgtatttttagttttttttaaaaaaaagaaataacctgaaaattgttttttcttggcATTTTCGTAATGAGGGGGGgatttaaatttatccGATAATTATactaaaatttcatttcttgtttctttattatttcattttaaaCTCTCGTGACATAGCTGTCAATATAGATAGAACTTGAATGGGTTAACCTATTTTATAGAGTATTGgttttgaacaattgagtTTAAATGCAAAAAACCAATATTTTATATGTTGTAATTGTACgtattcaattgaagaataatTGGAAACAACAAGCGGgacaatttttttgcaaaagAAGCTATTTATAGCTCTTCTATTAAAGTATTAACCTATTgttcattgttgttgttgttcgttgttgttgtcgcGTGAGAGCTAAGCCGATGAAATAgctcttttttgtttaatttgcggtattaaaatttttttttagttttgtcAAGCATTACAAATAGTTGATGTAAAGACCATACATGGCCAGCTTCAGTGGAGAGAATGATTTTAAACAATAAGTTTGAATAATTAACTTTTTGTAGATTGTAtatttaaagaaaaaaaaaaaaaaacaaataatattaagAATGATAAATCGATTTACGGaatcatttgataattgaGAAATCGGAACGATgagaagaaagaaacaaacaaacaaacaaacaataaaggAGTTTGGGAAAGATTGAGATGAAACGAATTTGAAATGAATAACAGAAAAAATTTGTGTAATTAATAACTACTAATCGTTAACCACTACCACTAGAGTAGTAAATATGGAAATGGAAATATGTAATTGCGTAACTTGAAttttagtttagtttaAGAAGACTAAACTACTTGCTTGGTTAGTcatctttcaaaaaaagtGAATTGGCGGGGCAGGAGTGTGTCCgcagtggtggtggtgatgatgacCCACGTGCagatcaaattattattctttctttctctctctctctctttctttaaACAATTATGCATAATAAGCAGAGACTAATGAAGGAAGGGcttactattattattttgaaattccCTATTCAACTACtataatttaaatcaatacatATTGTTAATATGTATATACTCTCTTCTCTTTGTCTTTATtgtctttattattaaaaactATTTAAACTGTTTTAATTTccctcttcttctttttcatttaattttacttttctattttgattacttttcttattatttACTTAAATTTCCATTCTACTACAAGTACCTACCTGCCTATCTATCTATTAGCAATCATTGCATCTTCCAATAGATTAACTTCCACTTTCAGTTAATCCCAATCATTCacgtctttttttttttgttttttttttttggcttaCATTTTATCCTTTTAATAAGCCACACACAATCTATAGTTATCATTCAGATAATATTAggaattgataataacTTATAATAAATAGACTAGAACAGAACAGAAAATACTATTACAATAAAAAGTATCAGGTTATGATCATGGATTCAAAATTGGCATTTATATTATTCTTAATCAAGATGTTTATCCTTATAGAAATGATTATTCAAGAATTCTTCACCAAGAGCCTCGAAGAagattatgatgatgattatgatgatgatgaacaatttgatgagaaatttaataataataataatattgcagataatgaaaattgtCCTGATATAATAcatgatgaagaaaaatcacTTATATATAATACTATGACAAAACAATATGAATCAAGACCTACAATAATGActttgaagaagaagaagaagagtaGGACATCAATTTGGGGGATTTCATTAcaagaatttattttcttcataatttgttttataatGATTATATTTGATTGGATTGTCATTTATACCAATGCATAAAATgcataaaaaaaaaagggaaggcttatacaattttttcattttattccattgaaaaaaaatcattgtAAGTTCAATTCAAcgatatatatatatatacgAGTGTTCATTCATTAGAGTTGAAgtctttttttggtgtatATATCCAAGTTGAGTCATGGTACAATGAATAGGTATTAGTGCTTGCTCTTCctctttcttcttggtgtacGATTTcagttctttttttagattttaaatatttatttattcatttattctTCTTGTCTTAATTTCATTCAGCATTAttcttttatatatatatatatatatataaaggTATCTTCTAATATACAATAAGAAGTAACTATTATACAAATACATCTACACataaatataaacatatacatatacaCGTATATATAATACAATTCATATTatagaaacaaaaaacattAACTAAAAACACcaacacaaacacaaacacaaacacaaacatcaatttaatattgggcaaattgttgatttaatttatttaattttttagtaatggatttatttgaatattttttagtaataccaccactaccactagaagttgaagttgaagttgaagttgtATCACTACTCTTTGATTTTCTGGGAAttggtaataattttttcaattgtgaTATTGtcatttgttcaatttcatcttcaccTCCTATTATCGTTATTAGAGTATGTTTATCTTTAGTTTTAGTATCTTTATTAGGTAGAACTTCTttgtcaattgattgagTTGATGATGGTTTGACCACTAGATCCGATGAAAGATTGTCGGTActcttattattattattattattattattcatatAATCTGAATCAAAAAGTTCTGGATCGATATATAATAGTTCTTCATCTTGATAATTAGTTTCATTTAaagtttcttcttgttcttgtgCCTGTTCTTGAATCTCACTCAATTCTGCTTCTGCTTCTACTTCTGCGTCTATCACTTCTCCTTCTTCCTCCTCTGAATCAGATTCTATTGGTaatccttcttcttcttcttcttcttcttctcctcccttgatgttttgattttcataTATCCAATATTCAGCAATTGTTTCATCTTGTTCTATAAATTCTTTACCATCATCGTCTTTCTTTTCCGGCATTAACATTTCAACTAATCCTCGTTCATACATTTTAGAATtaatataatcaaattcatttaaatttttcgtttctaaaatattcaaatattgttCAAGATATTGATCGTGATCATGatcattattttgtttgtttatatcTTCAAGTTCTTCCTCATCCTCCTTTTGTTGggcattgttgttgttgttgttgttgttgttgttgttattgttatcatttgatgatatattattttgttgtctCTTAATTATTGCATCAATAgttatttctttatttgatgagtttgaaattgaatcattgtTTTTTAGATGTCGTTTCTTATGTTTACCCGAATGTATTATTGGATTATCAAATGGTGAAATATAACCACTAAcatcttcaatttgttgttgttgttgttgttcttcttcttcttcttgatctgtgttttcttcatttttagTATCTCTCCTACTACGTATTGTATCACGTCTaagaattttgaaaaattgtaaaGTTTTTCGAGGattataattcaatttttcaatagcTTTCCAAATATCCAGTTGTTTCACCATTATGATTCCTTCCAGATTTTCTTTAGGagtaataaataatattaaattaagtaagattttttttattaataataacagtaatttttcaaataaaattaatgaatctattgatatttgacatttaaaaatttcttgtaatttaatcatatcaattattgaatccTTATTCATTGAAACTATATTTGTTGGtgtagtggtggtggcggtggcggcggtggtggtggttgactctaattcttcaattatttcttgatcatcattttcattaatttgtttcattaatgatttatattgtcgaaatattttatttttattaacatgagttaataatttattattctcTCTTTTAGTGATTAAATCACTTTGTAATTGttcaaaattttgaaaatatggTGACATTTCATAAGCTATTGGTATATCTCGATAACTCAACAAAGATGACTCTCCATCTCCATCTTCATGCCTCTTTTTGGATTTACCCTTTTTATTCTTTCGATATCGTTTTTGTCTTtgtctttgttgttgttgttgtttttgttgttgtcgttgtaaagttttataattatttttcaataattcatAATAAGTTATGATTTGTATCATGGATTTCTTCGGTAAAAATGCTAACCAatcttgttgattatttaatatGGCAGTAatagttttatatttatttaataaattgaaaaaaatctctttttcttgccATGTCCATAAAGTTCCACCAATATCAttaccatcatcatcatcattcaaGAAATCATTTTGTTGTgggttttgattttgattctttctTGGACGTCCTCTAGAATTATGTTTCTTTCGTTTAGGTAAATTATATATCTCCCcatttgttgttattatcaGTGATGTTAAATCAGAAAATTTGGGACATTTAGtgaaaaattcttgaacaaattgattataaaattgtaaatattttgtattgCCTAGAAATTTACGACTTGGTTTGAATCGGGGTGGTTTATCATTGTTAGATCTATTATTGGTATTGCTATTGGTATTGCTATTGGACGGCACACTCTCTATTAGATTGTCATttgttattaatttatcttCGTtggttttcattttgatcATATATTTCTATCTagtttcattatcaattgttgcTTGATGTGATGTGATATGATGTGATGATTgtgtttgtttatattttgtaatGATGATGcgtctttttttttttttccagttgaagaacaataatgatgaatttaCTACGCACCCAAAGTATCATCATCACGTTTCTGTTACGTAAAATGGAATTGAGTGTCAAATCCGACTTTGCACCGTAAGACTGATCCATTGGTCCACGCTTACCAATATCTTAGCTTTATTTAATTGTGTTtccatatatatatacttcCAACTTAGAGCTGAGGGGAGCTCTTTTAGTTGTTGACTGTTGGCCGAACCCTTCCTGGCCCTGTATAGTAGCATCAACAGTATTTCAAGAGCCGACACGTATATACTGACTTTGGTATTTGCAACCAACACTGGCCAAATCCCAAAAATGATTATAATAGAATCTGAGTAATCATATTGAAAGGcataaatttgtttttgactTTTGGATTCAGTCTTggtgctttttttttattttgcaacaacaacaacaacaacaacaacaattgtgATAAAGCAAAGgaaatttttatcaacTAACTACCGTTAACTATACTTATGGAAAGAAgattcaatcaaataatataaatacttATAACCATAACCATCTATAATGGCAAGTGAAATTGGACTATAATGTATGAATtcaagaagaacaagaaaagtGTTTTTTATTACAAAGGTTTTTATAGTTTTCtaattttgttattgtaaaaaaaaaaaacggaggaagaagaagaagaagaagaatataaatttaatttgattcgatttattgataatacaAAATACATATACACTTCTTCTATACATTTACACATACACTCTGTTGGTATGAAAGTATAAAaacatttgataaaattcgTAATCAACATTAATATAACTTAATTGTCCCTATAAGCTGGCTAATATTGGACCCCCCCCCTCCTctcccaaaaaaaacatcattaaaaataaacaaatttcattatatcatatttcaacatcatttaatttcttttcaatagCATTGATCTTTTCAATCGTTGTAgtggttgttgtagtaATTGTTGcagtagttgttgttattgtttcaCCATTGATTTCACTTTCTTTATTGACTGGTTGTTCAAGTTTCGCTATCTCCATTTTTGgttcttcttttccttcttGTGGTTGCTGCTTTTCCTGCTCCTGCTCTTCCtctgcttcttcttcttcttcttcttcttcttcttcttcttcttcttcttcataaTCAGTATCTACCCATTCACTATCACAATCcacattatcatcatcatcatcttggTGTATATGGTCATTAAATATTTCTGGTAAAAACCTTTTTGGAAcatcttcatcttgatTGTTACTTGCATTTCCATATTGATGACCAAATTCTTGATAATCACCATTAATATTTATACTCTTATTCTTATGTTTCTTCTTATTCTTATTATCAAGATTTTGCATAATTTCAACATATTCTTCTGGGACTAATCCATTTTCTCCCAGTATAGGATCTTCAGCAACTAACCAACCTTGACCATGACGATAACTAATCCAAATGATTTGTCcttcaattaatgatatttcattatcattctCGGcagaaaaatcaaatattgcTCTTGCTTtacaattaatttcatcttgATCATAATCGTCATCTATaatgtcatcatcattatcattatcatcgtcatcgtcgtcatcgtcattgatattattagtattattataatcatTGGACAGTATAAATTGGGAAGAATTTGTCATATAATTATTGGGTagatggtgatggtgatggtgatggtgatgatttCCATGTTTATTTGATATGAATGCTGAAGATGAAGtagttgatgatgatgatgcagaggatgatgttgttgatgatgtaggagatgatgatattgaacCATTAGATTTTAAAAGATAATTACCAATATGAAATGGATGAGTTTCGGGATATCCAaaatcttttatttttgtatttgGTGGGAAATGACTTGtcattaaaaaaaacaaaaaacaaaaaccaaaatgataaaaatgaaataatattaatactttccttgataaattagaaggataacaaaaaaaaacaaaaaaaaaagggtaATGCAATGCCAAAATAATGGGCTGGTGATAAATGTAAATGAGGATGAAGTTAATGATTAGGACACTTTATGCCAAAAAGTagtttttaaaataaaattcaaattattgtGTCCTTGAAGatacaaaaaatatatgttaaaatcaaatgattcaataaaaaagtttttttagATCGATATTTAATGGATGATATATGAATGTACAAAAAAATGACAACCAGTACTATTCAAAATGgacaataatgatgaataaCAAATGATTAAATAGTATATGTTTCAGGTGATTTATcaacacacacacacacacacacaggACAAacaagacaaaaaaaaaagactcaagaatgaatgaatgaatgagTGAACGGAGAATAATGTGAAACacctaaaaaaaagataccAATATACCTGTATTATATGTGGATATAAGTAATATATAAAATGTGAAGTGTGTGGAATTAATATTGTAATATGagataaagataaaacttgataatgttgttgttgattaaaaagaaggatgattttttttttttggcttctctttttttttttctcttacATTGAGAactgattgattgattgattgatgtttgtgtttttgtttgtgttGTGTTTTAATTGCAAAtgtattctttttctaGGGAAGTTCCTACAAAACTGCCGACTCTATTTAActattaacaataattaGATCGTCAAAATAGATCAAACAAAATGAAACTTTTCTTAAGAAAAgttattaattgaaaatctaACCATgtattaatcaattttgaaatactTTTTGGAAGGGGGGGgaaggggggggggagggATAAGTTGATAAAGTAtaaactaactaactaactaactaactaacaTGTCATTTCTGACCAATTTCACACGACACTAACTAATATGTGTGCGTGTCTTATATCctaagaagaagaagaagaagaaaaagagaaaatttttcaaacaagGGCGCCTtaaacacacacacataaTTGTGTACATTGCTTAATTATGGATCCAATAGAAGAACAAGCTCAAGAGATTGAAGTattacaatcaatttatccTGATGAATTGactttaattaataatactCATTTCATCATTCGAATAGATTTAGATACACCATCAAAAAGGAAACAtagtttgaatttaattgttAAATATCCTCCTACTTATCCTGAAGTAATTCCTCAATTATCTATAGAATTAGCTGAATCTCCAGAAGATAAAGACAACTATGATAACGGTGACAGTGATGAAGGTGACAgtgatgacgatgacgatgacgatgaaAATGCAGATTTAAAATTAGCATTAAATATGGCCGAAACCATTGAATTTGATCCTAAAACTGATCTTAATGATACattaatgaataaattattagaagaaagTGAATTAAATTTAGGTATACCaatgattttcaatttaatcaccattttaaaagaagaactggaaaatttattcaatgaaaaattaaacattAAACAATGTGAATTTGatgaacaacaaaaaattaaagaattaaatgaacaaaaaaaatttcatggTACTAAAGTTACTAAACAACTGTGGTTAAATTGGAGAAATAATTTCcgaaaagaaatgaaatatgaattatatgataaacaaagatttgaaaatatgcATAAAGGGAAATTAACTGGgaaacaaatatttgaaaaaggtTTAGCTAATcaaaatgatgatgatgaagaagaagaaggagaGAATCAGACTATTCAAGAACAAGAGAaagatattgttgatggGATTAAAAGACTATAagaaagtttttttttttttttttagatattaataattgcaTTCTCTTTGGTGGTAGCTGGTAGCCTACTGTCAAGAATAACAAGTCGTTTACCAAAATTTCTGGATAAGTTCAATTTCCATAAATGATATAGATAAATTTCGAATAACACATATATACTATAATATAAGCCATGTACATCAACATATATTTAGTTACCAgaaaccaaccaaccacNNNNNNNNNNNNNNNNNNNNNNNaccaaccaaccaaccaacaatAACAGTAAAATCTACCCCCAGAAACTAGATTATACTCCgaaaacaaatgaaaatggaGATAATTGTAAGCTTATCGGTTATCGGATATGTAGATATATAAGGATTTGGGACAATAATTTGTGGATGGCTAACTTGTTTCggatattctttttttttttttttgtataacCGGAAATAATAGAAAGAATTATAATTCCGGTACGTAATAAAGCCCCAAAGTATACAGAGAGTCACGATTCATAGGCTTATGCAATGTTTATTATCTCCAGAAATGACCTTTTTTTCTGTATTACAAATTCTTAATGATTGCAATATCTTTTGGATGAATCTATTAGGTAGTTCACCATTTTACTCTAATAAACAATTCTGGTATTTgttgtatgtatgtatgtatgtatgtatgaTTATCAACCAAGAATAAATATCTTACTGTAAGATTATGATCATGCAAAATCTATGTGGCTTTGGCTTCATTATCAGATAAATGAGCCTTCAACTACAGATAAATATGATTCAGTTGGGTGCATGAATTAAATCGACagatttaaaatttattgacTTGATTTGTGGAGTTGAATGTGTGGAGAGAGTGTGTGTGTTGGGATATAAAATGCAACGGGGtaaaataagaaaataaaagtgTCAAATCTAATCTAATGAAGCGTACACAAAATTAAGAATATTTCCCACCATTTTAAGGAAAGGAAAGGaaaggaaaaggaaaaggaaaagaaaaggaaaacaGCTATTCTATATTTAGATTTTAAGAAGAGcaaagttgttgttgggatgaatgaataattgttaaatcaagaaattaaaaacgTCGTGATAGACAAgatttgtttaaaaaaaaaaaatattgtcaTTTGGATGGATAAAAAAGTCTTGTCAAAATTCATTGACTCATTTTGATACTTGCTGTTTATTTTACAATTTACTCTTATTATCCGTAATTTGCTAATCTTGATGGATGGAAATTAAACTACCTCTGTGGGTTAATACATGGTTCATCATAATGTAagtaattgtttttgttatCTTGTCTTGTCTTGTCTTGTCTTGGAGacatttctttctttctgtctttatatttttttttctctctctctaaTAATTTCCATCGAATGTGCTATCACCCCGTTTGTTTGTTAACCTGTCAATCTTATTTTATTAACAAGAAATGTTTCTAATCGTACTATCGTAAATGCaagttgaatttgaaatgtAATTGCAATTGcattgaattgaattgaattgttgaCAATACCACGGAGATGAGTCATCAAATAATGTATCtgtaacaacaacaacatcaacaacaacaataactaTTCAGCCACTTCTCTATCTATCTATCCCCACTTACAAGAAAACACtacaccaccaccaccatcaccactTATGCATACATGCTCAATTCTACTTATGTGGGATAACTTATTTTTGTACTCGAATattttatgtttttttgtgtcgatttttgattttcttgacatacatttgatgatgatgaccagtatatttttttagcTTAGAagaaggaaggaaggaagaaaggaagaaaggaaggaagaaagaaagaaaaatcttGGTATTACTCTCGTTTTCccttttatatatataaatcgTACCAGAACACccaagaaatattttataataatatggGAGAGATAGGGATTGTGGCTATGTCAATCTAGATTAACCTtgtaataacaacaacaacaacaacaacaacatacAAAATGACCagcttttcttttttttttgcttgtCGTCGTTTGCATAATTGATTTCAGTTGTGAAATCGAACCAACAAATTCTTAATTTTGTATAGACTCCCTCTCatattttgttctttttatttattgctattgtaaaaaaaagatttttaaATCTATATTTGTTTGGAATGTATAGCAACAagatatttattaattactAATTTCCGAATTTCCAATTCCCGAATTTCAAACTCCATGATCTCTCTGTCTCTGCCCCAGATGGATTAATTTCGGTCCGGCTGTTGAATTACCGATCCCCACCCATATCCATCCATCCATCCATTCATCGCACGCATGCATAAAGGACTgaatttttctcttttttttttttttccgaTTCTTCCCCCAAAATCTTCTTGCTCTAACGTataaattcttgttttatcaaaactTCTCTTTATAATCTCATCTGTTCATTTTATGGCGACCCCATATTTTACATTAACACAGTATATACTTTCTCTTCTCCCCCCCCTCTCTAATGATTTACAAAAgtctaataataaaaaataacgTTAATTATTGTATAAAATTCTATAAAATGGGTAAATGGGTAAAACTATTGctaaaagaattgaaataaaaccgtagaaataaaaaaaaaaaattaaaaaaaaaacgaaaacgaaataataaataaataaacatcgaaagtaaaaaaaaaaaaaaaacattaatTGTCGTAATCATCAATCAACAAGTTGTAAATCGTAATCGTAATCATAAGCCTGTCCATATCGTGTCAGTCaatcttttctttaaaaaaattgatctaAAGaaatgttttgatttttatataaACTTTGTGgatgattatgatttttcaatttccaatctatagtttgattattttcatgtaataacaattctggttgtttttcttcttcaatttcttgttgttcatCAATTGTATGCAATGATGTTATGGTGATTGGGGTAGAATTAGAACGTACAATTGATGGCAATGGCGACtgtgttgttgatgttgttgatgatgttgttgatgatggtggtggGACAATCGATAAACTCTTGAAATTTCTAGGAATAGTAGCTTCTATGgcaatattattttcttcaatgatTTCATCGGAATCagaataaatataatattcATCAGAATCAGAATCTAAATCAGAATCTGATGAATTAgaataaattgatgaagtttCAGATAAAttgtcttcttcttcttcttcttgatcTTCTTCGTAGTAAACACCTTTAATGGCAGCTAATTCATCTTGTTCCATAACAACAGAAtcttcataatcatcaagATCATCGTAATCATTTTGACCATCTTCATAAAAGTAATCgtcttcattatcatcttcatgatcttcttcttcttcttcttcatcatcatcggATGAATCACtatcaatttcatattcAGTAATTGAAGTTTTATAAGCTTGTCTAACTGGAGTTGGAGCAAATTGAACCATTGAAGATTCAGGACTAAGGTACCCACTAGAACTCTTCTGGGTGTTGGTTTTGGAAGTTAATTTTTCACTAGTTCTTCTTTTAGTTTCATCACTAATATAATCCATAATATTATCCAACATATTAGCTTGAACCACCAAATTTCTTAATGAAGATTTAGGAGATTGAGCTTCTCTAGTTAATTTGGATCTAACTTTGCTGGCTAATATATAAGTTTGAGCAAAAGACATTTGAGGTTGCAGCAGCGACATAATTGCAGAAGTGGtgatagtagtagtagtagtagtggaGTCAATGTGTGAATAAAGTAAAGTAAAGTTAATAAAAGAGGTTAATAATCTAAAAGATTTAGATTTAGATTTggatatttgaaaaaagagggtaattgttgtaaaaaatcccaaaataaaaaagaaggaatttaatcaaatatttataattggcAACACCATTAGTAAGAGTTGTCTGTGTTTAGTTGTTTAGTTATTTAGTTtaagttgttttttttttttt
The Candida albicans SC5314 chromosome 7, complete sequence genome window above contains:
- a CDS encoding uncharacterized protein (Protein of unknown function; induced during chlamydospore formation in both C. albicans and C. dubliniensis; Hap43-induced gene; Spider biofilm induced; F-12/CO2 early biofilm induced); this translates as MIMDSKLAFILFLIKMFILIEMIIQEFFTKSLEEDYDDDYDDDEQFDEKFNNNNNIADNENCPDIIHDEEKSLIYNTMTKQYESRPTIMTLKKKKKSRTSIWGISLQEFIFFIICFIMIIFDWIVIYTNA
- a CDS encoding uncharacterized protein (Ortholog(s) have transcription factor activity, RNA polymerase I upstream control element sequence-specific binding activity and role in chromatin organization, transcription of nuclear large rRNA transcript from RNA polymerase I promoter) codes for the protein MIKMKTNEDKLITNDNLIESVPSNSNTNSNTNNRSNNDKPPRFKPSRKFLGNTKYLQFYNQFVQEFFTKCPKFSDLTSSIITTNGEIYNLPKRKKHNSRGRPRKNQNQNPQQNDFLNDDDDGNDIGGTLWTWQEKEIFFNLLNKYKTITAILNNQQDWLAFLPKKSMIQIITYYELLKNNYKTLQRQQQKQQQQQRQRQKRYRKNKKGKSKKRHEDGDGESSLLSYRDIPIAYEMSPYFQNFEQLQSDLITKRENNKLLTHVNKNKIFRQYKSLMKQINENDDQEIIEELESTTTTAATATTTTPTNIVSMNKDSIIDMIKLQEIFKCQISIDSLILFEKLSLLLIKKILLNLILFITPKENSEGIIMVKQSDIWKAIEKLNYNPRKTLQFFKILRRDTIRSRRDTKNEENTDQEEEEEQQQQQQIEDVSGYISPFDNPIIHSGKHKKRHLKNNDSISNSSNKEITIDAIIKRQQNNISSNDNNNNNNNNNNNNNAQQKEDEEELEDINKQNNDHDHDQYLEQYLNILETKNLNEFDYINSKMYERGLVEMLMPEKKDDDGKEFIEQDETIAEYWIYENQNIKGGEEEEEEEEGLPIESDSEEEEGEVIDAEVEAEAELSEIQEQAQEQEETLNETNYQDEELLYIDPELFDSDYMNNNNNNNNKSTDNLSSDLVVKPSSTQSIDKEVLPNKDTKTKDKHTLITIIGGEDEIEQMTISQLKKLLPIPRKSKSSDTTSTSTSTSSGSGGITKKYSNKSITKKLNKLNQQFAQY
- the NBP2 gene encoding Nbp2p (Protein containing an SH3 domain; involved in vacuolar fusion in hyphae; mutants form multiple germ tubes; Spider biofilm induced); the protein is MTSHFPPNTKIKDFGYPETHPFHIGNYLLKSNGSISSSPTSSTTSSSASSSSTTSSSAFISNKHGNHHHHHHHHHLPNNYMTNSSQFISSNDYNNTNNINDDDDDDDDNDNDDDIIDDDYDQDEINCKARAIFDFSAENDNEISLIEGQIIWISYRHGQGWLVAEDPISGENGLVPEEYVEIMQNLDNKNKKKHKNKSININGDYQEFGHQYGNASNNQDEDVPKRFLPEIFNDHIHQDDDDDNVDCDSEWVDTDYEEEEEEEEEEEEEEEAEEEQEQEKQQPQEGKEEPKMEIAKLEQPVNKESEINGETITTTTATITTTTTTTIEKINAIEKKLNDVEI
- the GIR2 gene encoding Gir2p (Ortholog of S. cerevisiae Gir2; transposon mutation affects filamentous growth), translating into MDPIEEQAQEIEVLQSIYPDELTLINNTHFIIRIDLDTPSKRKHSLNLIVKYPPTYPEVIPQLSIELAESPEDKDNYDNGDSDEGDSDDDDDDDENADLKLALNMAETIEFDPKTDLNDTLMNKLLEESELNLGIPMIFNLITILKEESENLFNEKLNIKQCEFDEQQKIKELNEQKKFHGTKVTKQSWLNWRNNFRKEMKYELYDKQRFENMHKGKLTGKQIFEKGLANQNDDDEEEEGENQTIQEQEKDIVDGIKRL
- a CDS encoding uncharacterized protein (Protein of unknown function; transcript induced by benomyl or in azole-resistant strain overexpressing MDR1; Ssn6 colony morphology-related regulation; induced by NO; Hap43-repressed; rat catheter and flow model biofilm induced), which translates into the protein MSSSQPQMSFAQTYILASKVRSKLTREAQSPKSSLRNLVVQANMLDNIMDYISDETKRRTSEKLTSKTNTQKSSSGYLSPESSMVQFAPTPVRQAYKTSITEYEIDSDSSDDDEEEEEEDHEDDNEDDYFYEDGQNDYDDLDDYEDSVVMEQDELAAIKGVYYEEDQEEEEEDNLSETSSIYSNSSDSDLDSDSDEYYIYSDSDEIIEENNIAIEATIPRNFKSLSIVPPPSSTTSSTTSTTQSPLPSIVRSNSTPITITSLHTIDEQQEIEEEKQPELLLHENNQTIDWKLKNHNHPQSLYKNQNISLDQFF